The proteins below come from a single uncultured Carboxylicivirga sp. genomic window:
- a CDS encoding putative Ig domain-containing protein, whose product MKTRLKVLALGAFFCLMQWNVVFSQVSFGGIPPSFKERIELPSVNSVDVNFNVDRLKAESQLSKTESNNPPCIAKAIPVSYDMESSGDWSTLPDGREMWQLRIKAEDAIAIILSYDDFYIPECGKLYIYSADKSHVIGGYSSSTHPQGGAFSTEMVAGDDIILEYVSTKTRKEILDGNDLDSMPVISIDKLGYVFDNVVVKRFPKSASVNTEIGESSSCMININCTEGDEWQTEKKGVCQMSMYVTNGSAGAGWYVCSGTLINNTAQDLTPYILSAYHCYEGSTEDDFARWQFTFGYESPGCQDEQPLETHTIIGCDVRVADPIDGGSDGLLLELTQDVPLDWDVYYNGWDRRNEVVEGVGVGIHHPAGDIKKISTFRNYDSGTWPGAVTGATGAHWLFSFVETANGHSVTEGGSSGSPLFSSEHLVIGTLTGGNSSCTNLYGNNYYGKLWFHWDHYGDSPQTQMKTWLDPLDLGVMTLAGTSVNPTSPRIACETKSLELEGSSVLSQPGAEQTIVVEGFNLEEDITASVEGEFEVSSDNISWGTQVNLVPEGGKLYIRFLPTTIGHQTGQIALTNPLASTIYVNLSASSCPVITFDYDKLPTASINEDYSFAIEVSNNSTEVVNYEITNGALPEGLQFESTSGLIYGTPVESGSFPFSVLVTDENGCFASADYEVYVICNIVSDFPFNENFEFGFPLCWDQSYQTGSVKWNTVQEDFNTVQYPSYSYEGEFYMAFTSMSPDGNSTILTTPQLNLEGLNNPVLSFAHAQPKWDFDQDVMEVYYKTSALGEWKQLASYTDNIPDWTVEHIQLPEASSEYYVGFKATSYFGRGVMIDDLTVGSPLIEVTSQLLSTNDFVLENDLLITEVTYTGTDLAEDITVSSEQPFSLSADKIDWSTQLTIPAVGGVVYISYDNQEPIINSNQIIASSTSVINTIVVEDVSTGIDDVDNDDINVINPFSEELFIQWNAAFDAVEVVDMSGVTVYSASNLVNSNSLRIASSDWASGVYFIRLTGANYAETVKVIKK is encoded by the coding sequence ATGAAAACACGATTAAAAGTGCTGGCATTGGGTGCTTTTTTCTGCCTGATGCAATGGAATGTTGTCTTTTCACAAGTTAGCTTTGGGGGTATTCCTCCTAGTTTTAAGGAAAGAATAGAATTACCTTCGGTTAATTCAGTAGATGTTAATTTCAATGTTGACAGACTTAAGGCTGAAAGTCAGTTAAGTAAAACAGAGTCAAATAACCCACCTTGTATTGCAAAGGCTATTCCTGTATCGTATGATATGGAAAGCTCGGGAGATTGGTCGACTTTGCCTGATGGTAGAGAGATGTGGCAACTTAGAATTAAAGCTGAGGATGCAATTGCAATTATTTTATCATATGATGATTTTTATATTCCTGAGTGTGGTAAGTTGTATATTTATAGTGCCGATAAATCACATGTAATCGGAGGTTATTCTTCTAGTACACACCCACAGGGAGGAGCCTTTTCGACCGAAATGGTTGCGGGTGATGACATTATTTTAGAATATGTTTCAACAAAGACCAGAAAGGAAATATTGGATGGTAATGACTTAGATAGCATGCCTGTAATCTCAATAGATAAATTGGGATATGTTTTTGATAATGTGGTGGTGAAACGTTTTCCAAAAAGTGCTTCTGTTAACACTGAAATAGGAGAATCTTCATCATGTATGATAAATATTAATTGTACTGAGGGTGACGAATGGCAAACAGAAAAGAAAGGTGTTTGTCAGATGAGTATGTATGTAACAAACGGATCAGCTGGTGCCGGATGGTATGTATGTAGTGGAACCCTTATTAATAATACTGCACAAGACTTAACACCTTACATACTATCTGCCTACCACTGCTACGAAGGTTCTACCGAAGATGACTTTGCTCGTTGGCAATTTACTTTTGGTTATGAATCTCCGGGTTGTCAGGATGAGCAGCCTTTGGAGACACATACTATTATTGGTTGTGATGTGCGAGTAGCCGATCCTATTGATGGTGGTTCTGATGGGTTACTTCTTGAGTTAACTCAGGATGTGCCTCTTGATTGGGATGTGTATTATAATGGTTGGGATAGAAGAAATGAGGTAGTAGAAGGCGTTGGTGTAGGTATTCACCATCCGGCTGGTGATATAAAAAAAATATCAACATTCCGCAATTATGATTCAGGTACCTGGCCTGGAGCTGTAACTGGTGCAACTGGTGCTCACTGGTTATTCTCATTTGTTGAAACAGCAAATGGACACTCTGTTACCGAAGGTGGTTCTTCTGGATCACCCTTATTTAGTAGCGAACATCTGGTGATTGGTACTCTAACTGGTGGAAATTCATCATGTACCAACTTATATGGTAATAATTACTACGGAAAACTTTGGTTTCACTGGGATCACTATGGCGATAGTCCTCAAACACAAATGAAAACATGGCTTGATCCATTGGATTTGGGAGTGATGACTTTAGCAGGAACCTCGGTTAATCCAACGAGTCCTCGTATTGCTTGTGAAACCAAATCATTAGAACTTGAGGGGTCTTCTGTGTTATCTCAACCAGGAGCTGAACAAACAATAGTAGTAGAGGGATTTAACCTTGAAGAAGATATTACAGCTAGTGTCGAAGGTGAATTTGAAGTTTCGTCAGATAATATTAGCTGGGGAACACAAGTAAACCTAGTGCCAGAAGGTGGTAAATTATACATTCGTTTTTTACCAACAACCATCGGGCATCAAACAGGGCAAATTGCACTAACTAACCCTTTGGCTTCAACTATCTATGTTAATTTAAGTGCATCAAGCTGTCCGGTTATCACCTTTGATTACGATAAACTGCCTACCGCTAGTATCAACGAAGATTATTCGTTTGCTATTGAGGTTAGCAATAACAGTACCGAAGTAGTGAATTATGAAATTACAAATGGTGCATTACCCGAAGGCTTACAATTTGAGTCAACATCTGGATTGATATATGGAACTCCGGTTGAGTCTGGATCATTTCCTTTCTCCGTTCTTGTTACTGATGAAAATGGTTGTTTTGCTTCTGCCGATTATGAGGTATATGTTATCTGTAATATTGTTTCAGATTTCCCTTTTAACGAGAATTTTGAATTCGGTTTCCCTTTATGCTGGGATCAGTCGTATCAAACAGGATCAGTTAAGTGGAATACCGTACAAGAAGATTTTAATACTGTTCAATATCCATCTTATTCATACGAAGGCGAATTTTATATGGCATTTACCAGTATGAGTCCAGATGGAAATTCAACAATTCTAACCACACCACAATTAAACCTTGAAGGGTTGAATAATCCGGTGTTGTCATTTGCTCATGCTCAGCCTAAATGGGATTTTGATCAGGATGTAATGGAGGTGTATTATAAAACCTCTGCCTTGGGAGAATGGAAGCAGTTGGCGTCATATACTGATAATATTCCTGACTGGACGGTAGAACATATTCAATTACCTGAAGCTAGCAGCGAATATTATGTTGGTTTTAAAGCAACCTCTTATTTCGGTCGGGGTGTTATGATTGACGATCTTACCGTTGGATCTCCATTAATTGAAGTTACTTCCCAGTTATTATCAACTAATGACTTCGTTTTAGAAAACGATCTTTTAATTACTGAAGTCACTTATACCGGTACTGATTTAGCGGAGGATATAACAGTTAGTAGTGAGCAACCTTTTAGCTTATCAGCTGATAAAATTGATTGGTCAACACAACTGACAATACCTGCAGTAGGTGGGGTAGTGTATATTAGTTACGATAATCAAGAACCCATTATAAACAGCAATCAGATTATTGCTAGCAGTACATCGGTAATTAATACCATTGTGGTAGAAGATGTTTCAACCGGTATTGATGATGTAGATAATGATGATATTAATGTTATCAATCCTTTCTCTGAAGAACTTTTTATACAATGGAATGCTGCTTTTGACGCTGTGGAAGTTGTAGATATGAGTGGGGTTACTGTTTATTCTGCCTCTAATTTGGTTAATAGTAACTCATTACGAATTGCTAGTTCGGATTGGGCTTCAGGGGTATATTTTATCCGTTTAACGGGAGCTAATTATGCTGAAACAGTGAAAGTAATTAAGAAATAA
- a CDS encoding carboxypeptidase regulatory-like domain-containing protein, with amino-acid sequence MKKILGLILTFVGVCFSLYLAASPILTDGINNKLQGALTQWFVDQTEAVQATESVESIPYFEGFDDESTMANWTVNDNNQDGSTWAYRTYGGWDETECAAYSYGMIDGDDWLFSPSLELYANKQYKLSFYYNNIYETQSLKVFVGDGVAIENQTIELVTLPSINGNGTAEVSFSIPADGNYNLGFYCYSVGGAYSYLYLDNVEVTVAALREAPAVVSDLVPVPGENGAQTMALSWTNPSTNFAGDALTEISSIEIYKDGATTPILFTDNLTPGADVQWNDDAASAGEHTYKVVVSNLNGAGLPAEVSSFVGVDLPQGPETVEATRGNGTINLTWSNPAAFGLKGGWYRSDNLTYRIVRQPGNVVLETAYSGNSYEDQTISSLANYNYEITTKNQDGTGGTTSSNYLRMGNTVSLPFTEDWEDASTFGLWTVLDANEDGYTFHRNLVRGNELPSCIGIETVNSGPNQDDWFFTPSLSLEESVTYRLSFTIRTGLYASESFDISIGKTSVPSAQSYPIRSYEEISTDSEHAIANITFEAPYTGNFNLGFHVTTQGGGDIFFDDFTIEKVVTQDLAAVSVKGNTAPTIGQTTTNTVSVVNNGSDIIRNYTIQLIDNDNNVLAESFNSRSLGVGSYRNVELEWVPTEVGPNALRVNIVSDTDEVPGNNQSKPYNINVQNEGSNVVTVGEDEMLSYFVPIYPYIKAFSESVYVAENFDGNLGQINAIAYKVVSGANDLHNQSIQVFIGETEETTLKNGWIPSGDMQLVVDRKVEIPWGVYDWKLDFDTPYQYKGGNIVILVRNSGATGELGEFGLNFLTSYALSGSSRYVNSYNVVDPENPSEGEGQFLNIVPNAMFYFDNVNTGNVTGHVYAADGVTPLEGATVAVDGFNQTVISDVDGLYEFTNLQAGDYNLTASLIGYSDAQSAITVTQGNSTTANFNLNLLPLVTVSGKVAGSDLPSVGIANVDVHLSGYADYTTTTDAEGNFTFENIYGDKSYDVSAESAGYEPFAEELSLTDVNVDNYSVVLTQQAAQPLKVYGVDRNADALISWDQPVLPQILTKGSGNFYGIFGSNGSAVYSIGHRYRPEEYASYGIKEGMAVTKIRFYANAVATFNVKVWQGDNNAETTVYSQTVTPLKLDAWNEVELNTPVPIDLSRNLVVGVEIAQVSGIAPVAYDEGPFNVNGDAFYNGQTWTTAYEATGGSMNANWCLEAVCGANANDLPVVLAATPLSEGNAVVAETTTVANDSVQAGYFTEVVAAEQPMQTESTPVSTEAGVNPIGYNVYRLLNGDEHDETTWVQVNTELIAETSFVDNSWQPLENDIYRYAVKSVYANEVLSEATFSNGIDKGKYAVVSATVSTNGGSSEGATVELTNNQFSYSSLVEADGTVAINDVYFGTYTLRITKKGYRDYEVSNVEVNTNEVDLGSFLIEEDTRPARNVTVTDLISSADVSWEAPNDYSNSWIHKDNGQNTDGMGLNDGGVMEVGVRYTPEELQFMNLNGFAINKIRLFPTSDGVFSLKVWEGAEGYESEIYSQDVEVTLGEWNEISLDAPVALDVNQSYVIGYAVNHSVGSYPCGYDAGPGVVGGDVIKYGGVWYRFTEVTSGLYDLNWNIQAYCMYGTSTENDQALMAKSGSVAPATIENTNASSIDLSSLFSSNPAVKVETTQVEVEPYTNTYDVYRLAEADKEVMDNWVLLTSNPIADLQFTDESWGDLTEGNFVYAVVTHYHAGNYSVPVFSDVITKGAVSLVTLNVATNNTLSAENATVTLTGTGDNAGINYSLLLDVNGEGEIIEVPKGTYTITVVKEGYQTIELIDYSIDDDFEVINSLILNEEVTIPLKVEATNNDASATINWMKPGSYLPQEGWMYWDSGESTNSIGNASGIVFSAAQRFTPDDLVSFRSKGLSITKISFYYNSEEEAPSEAYFQVRVWLGEDPQLVYYQDVENPTPNAWNEVVLDAPVYINGSEEVWVGYECDDRAGYPAGVDAGPAIRDKGAKIFTSGDWYNLTDVSSVNANWSIHAYCEEVEGTSSRPLGTIQLPESQLQATLDLSLSNQPLKNGVSTHSEYKLENDKLRFVNGYQVWRLAQGDESNESAWTLLTTDAITETSYTDTDWANLEDDIYVYAVKAIYESGLSEAGFSNAINTISTGIDTGINDDLVSIYPVPNNGNFSVEVENEATITISNLKGGIVYKGELIGGKNDISINVSTGVYLVQITNDKVNISRKIIIE; translated from the coding sequence ATGAAGAAAATATTAGGTTTAATTTTAACGTTTGTAGGAGTCTGCTTCAGCTTATATCTGGCAGCTTCGCCCATCCTCACAGATGGAATCAACAATAAGCTACAAGGCGCATTAACGCAGTGGTTTGTTGATCAAACAGAAGCTGTTCAGGCAACAGAATCTGTAGAAAGTATACCTTATTTCGAAGGCTTTGATGATGAATCAACCATGGCAAATTGGACTGTTAATGATAATAATCAAGATGGTTCAACATGGGCATATCGCACCTATGGTGGTTGGGACGAAACGGAATGTGCCGCCTATTCTTATGGTATGATAGATGGTGATGATTGGTTGTTTTCTCCTTCTTTGGAATTATATGCAAACAAGCAATATAAACTCTCGTTCTATTATAACAATATCTACGAAACACAAAGTCTTAAGGTATTTGTTGGTGATGGTGTTGCCATTGAAAACCAAACTATTGAACTGGTAACTTTGCCATCGATCAATGGAAATGGTACAGCTGAAGTGTCTTTTTCAATACCTGCAGATGGTAATTATAACCTTGGTTTTTATTGTTATAGTGTAGGTGGTGCTTATTCTTATTTATATCTTGATAATGTTGAAGTTACTGTAGCTGCCTTACGCGAAGCTCCGGCTGTAGTGAGTGACCTGGTTCCGGTTCCTGGAGAGAATGGAGCCCAAACCATGGCTTTAAGTTGGACGAATCCATCAACTAATTTTGCAGGAGATGCATTAACCGAGATTTCTTCTATCGAAATTTATAAGGATGGGGCAACTACTCCTATTTTGTTTACAGATAATCTTACGCCAGGTGCCGATGTGCAATGGAACGATGATGCCGCAAGTGCCGGTGAACACACCTATAAGGTAGTGGTTAGTAACCTAAATGGAGCAGGATTGCCAGCAGAAGTAAGTTCATTTGTTGGAGTTGATCTTCCGCAAGGTCCTGAAACAGTTGAGGCTACTCGTGGTAATGGAACAATTAATCTAACCTGGTCTAATCCAGCTGCTTTTGGTTTAAAAGGTGGATGGTATCGAAGCGATAATCTAACATATCGTATTGTTCGTCAGCCTGGTAATGTTGTATTAGAAACAGCCTACTCTGGTAATTCATACGAGGATCAAACCATCTCGTCATTAGCTAATTATAATTACGAAATTACTACTAAGAATCAGGATGGAACCGGTGGTACTACCTCTTCTAATTATTTAAGAATGGGTAATACGGTAAGTCTGCCATTTACTGAAGATTGGGAAGATGCCAGTACATTTGGTTTGTGGACTGTTTTGGATGCAAATGAAGATGGTTATACCTTCCACCGAAATTTAGTTAGAGGAAACGAGCTACCTTCTTGTATTGGTATTGAAACTGTAAACTCAGGTCCTAACCAGGATGATTGGTTTTTTACACCTTCATTAAGTTTGGAAGAGAGCGTTACTTATCGCCTAAGTTTTACGATAAGAACAGGATTGTATGCAAGTGAAAGTTTTGATATATCTATAGGAAAAACATCTGTTCCATCGGCTCAATCATATCCAATTCGTAGTTATGAAGAGATTTCAACCGATAGCGAACATGCTATAGCAAATATTACATTTGAAGCTCCATATACAGGTAATTTTAACCTTGGTTTTCACGTAACCACACAAGGTGGTGGAGATATCTTTTTCGATGATTTTACTATTGAAAAAGTAGTAACACAGGATTTGGCGGCAGTTTCAGTAAAAGGAAATACTGCTCCAACAATTGGTCAAACTACAACAAACACAGTTAGTGTTGTTAATAATGGTTCTGATATTATTCGTAATTACACCATTCAGTTGATCGATAATGATAATAATGTGTTAGCTGAGTCATTTAACAGTCGTTCATTGGGTGTTGGCTCTTATCGTAATGTTGAGTTGGAATGGGTACCTACCGAAGTTGGACCGAATGCTTTAAGGGTAAATATTGTAAGCGATACAGATGAAGTACCTGGGAATAATCAATCGAAACCATATAATATCAACGTGCAAAACGAAGGTAGTAATGTGGTAACGGTTGGTGAGGATGAAATGTTAAGCTATTTTGTACCTATCTATCCATATATTAAAGCATTTTCCGAATCAGTTTATGTAGCTGAAAACTTTGATGGTAACCTTGGACAAATCAATGCCATTGCTTATAAAGTAGTGTCTGGAGCCAATGATTTGCACAATCAATCTATTCAAGTATTTATTGGCGAAACAGAAGAGACAACCCTTAAAAATGGATGGATTCCAAGCGGCGACATGCAGTTGGTGGTTGATCGTAAAGTGGAAATTCCATGGGGTGTATATGATTGGAAATTAGATTTCGATACTCCTTATCAATACAAAGGTGGAAACATCGTTATTTTAGTTCGTAACTCTGGAGCAACAGGCGAATTGGGCGAATTTGGATTGAATTTCTTAACATCTTATGCATTAAGTGGTTCTTCTCGCTATGTTAACTCTTATAATGTGGTTGATCCGGAGAATCCATCAGAAGGAGAAGGTCAGTTTTTGAATATTGTACCTAATGCAATGTTCTATTTCGATAATGTTAATACAGGTAATGTAACTGGTCATGTATATGCTGCTGACGGAGTAACTCCTTTGGAAGGAGCAACTGTTGCGGTTGATGGATTTAATCAAACTGTAATCAGCGATGTTGATGGTTTATATGAATTTACGAACCTTCAAGCTGGAGATTATAACTTAACCGCTTCGTTAATTGGTTATTCTGATGCTCAATCTGCAATAACGGTTACACAAGGTAATAGTACTACAGCTAATTTCAATTTAAATCTGTTACCATTAGTTACTGTATCCGGAAAAGTTGCAGGTAGTGATTTACCATCAGTAGGAATTGCAAATGTAGATGTTCATTTATCAGGTTATGCCGATTATACAACTACTACAGATGCAGAAGGTAACTTCACATTTGAAAATATTTATGGTGATAAATCATATGATGTATCTGCTGAATCAGCAGGTTATGAGCCGTTTGCTGAAGAGTTATCTTTAACAGATGTAAATGTCGATAATTATAGTGTTGTTTTAACGCAACAAGCAGCTCAACCATTAAAAGTATACGGTGTTGATCGAAATGCGGATGCTTTAATCTCATGGGATCAGCCGGTATTACCGCAAATACTTACCAAAGGAAGTGGTAACTTCTATGGTATCTTTGGTAGTAACGGTTCTGCAGTATATAGTATTGGTCATCGTTACCGTCCAGAGGAATATGCTTCGTATGGTATTAAAGAAGGTATGGCAGTTACTAAAATTCGTTTCTATGCGAATGCTGTAGCAACCTTCAATGTTAAAGTGTGGCAAGGGGATAACAATGCCGAAACAACAGTTTACTCGCAAACGGTGACTCCATTGAAGTTGGATGCCTGGAACGAGGTTGAATTAAATACGCCGGTACCAATTGATTTAAGTCGTAACCTGGTAGTTGGAGTAGAAATAGCTCAAGTTTCAGGTATTGCACCTGTTGCATACGACGAAGGTCCATTTAATGTAAATGGAGATGCCTTTTATAATGGTCAAACATGGACTACTGCTTATGAAGCAACAGGGGGCTCAATGAATGCTAACTGGTGTTTGGAAGCTGTTTGTGGAGCTAATGCAAATGATTTGCCGGTAGTATTAGCTGCAACACCTTTATCAGAGGGCAATGCTGTGGTTGCAGAAACAACTACTGTTGCCAATGACTCTGTACAGGCTGGTTATTTTACCGAAGTTGTTGCCGCAGAACAACCAATGCAGACCGAAAGTACACCGGTTTCAACTGAGGCAGGTGTTAATCCAATAGGATACAATGTTTACCGTTTGTTAAATGGTGATGAACATGATGAAACAACATGGGTACAAGTAAATACCGAATTGATTGCTGAAACATCTTTTGTGGATAACAGCTGGCAACCGCTCGAAAACGATATATATCGTTATGCAGTCAAAAGTGTTTATGCAAACGAGGTTTTATCAGAAGCCACTTTCTCAAATGGTATCGATAAAGGTAAGTATGCTGTTGTAAGTGCCACTGTTAGCACCAACGGAGGATCATCAGAAGGAGCTACGGTTGAATTAACAAATAATCAGTTTAGCTATTCGTCGTTGGTTGAAGCAGATGGTACAGTAGCTATCAATGATGTGTATTTCGGAACTTATACTTTGCGTATCACTAAAAAAGGATACCGCGATTATGAAGTTTCAAATGTAGAGGTTAATACTAATGAGGTAGATCTTGGATCATTCTTGATTGAAGAAGATACTCGTCCTGCCCGAAACGTTACAGTAACAGATTTAATTAGTTCTGCAGACGTTAGTTGGGAAGCACCAAACGATTATTCTAACAGTTGGATTCATAAAGATAATGGTCAGAATACTGATGGAATGGGTTTGAATGATGGAGGTGTAATGGAAGTAGGTGTAAGATATACTCCTGAGGAATTGCAATTTATGAACCTGAATGGTTTTGCCATCAATAAAATCAGATTGTTCCCTACATCAGATGGAGTATTCTCTTTAAAAGTATGGGAAGGCGCTGAAGGCTACGAGAGCGAAATTTATTCACAAGATGTTGAAGTTACATTGGGTGAGTGGAATGAGATTTCTTTAGATGCTCCGGTTGCATTAGATGTTAACCAAAGTTATGTAATTGGTTATGCTGTAAATCATAGCGTTGGTTCTTATCCTTGTGGATACGATGCCGGACCAGGTGTAGTTGGTGGTGATGTTATTAAGTATGGTGGTGTATGGTATCGTTTTACTGAAGTTACCAGCGGGCTTTACGATTTAAACTGGAATATTCAGGCATATTGTATGTATGGAACCAGTACCGAAAACGATCAGGCTTTAATGGCTAAATCGGGTAGTGTAGCTCCTGCAACTATTGAAAATACAAATGCTTCATCAATTGATTTAAGCAGTCTGTTCTCATCTAATCCTGCTGTAAAAGTGGAAACTACACAGGTTGAAGTTGAACCATATACCAACACGTATGATGTGTATCGTTTGGCTGAAGCAGATAAAGAAGTAATGGATAACTGGGTGTTATTAACATCAAATCCTATTGCTGATTTACAATTTACAGATGAAAGCTGGGGTGATTTAACCGAAGGTAACTTTGTATACGCAGTTGTTACCCACTATCATGCTGGTAATTATTCGGTACCGGTATTTTCTGATGTAATTACCAAAGGAGCTGTATCGTTGGTAACGTTAAATGTGGCAACTAACAATACTCTATCGGCCGAAAATGCTACAGTTACATTAACAGGAACAGGTGATAATGCAGGAATCAATTATTCATTGTTGTTAGATGTTAATGGTGAAGGTGAAATTATTGAGGTTCCTAAGGGGACATATACTATAACTGTTGTAAAAGAAGGATATCAAACCATCGAATTGATTGATTATTCAATTGATGATGATTTTGAGGTAATCAATTCATTGATATTAAATGAAGAAGTTACTATTCCTTTAAAAGTGGAGGCAACCAATAATGATGCAAGTGCAACCATTAATTGGATGAAACCAGGTTCTTATCTTCCTCAAGAAGGATGGATGTATTGGGATAGTGGAGAATCAACCAACTCAATAGGTAACGCTTCGGGTATTGTGTTTAGCGCAGCTCAACGTTTTACTCCTGATGATTTAGTGAGTTTCCGATCAAAAGGATTAAGTATCACAAAAATATCGTTCTACTATAATAGTGAAGAGGAAGCTCCGTCAGAAGCATACTTCCAGGTGCGTGTTTGGTTAGGAGAAGATCCACAGTTGGTTTATTATCAGGATGTGGAAAATCCAACTCCAAATGCATGGAATGAAGTTGTGCTGGATGCGCCTGTATACATTAATGGTAGCGAAGAAGTTTGGGTAGGATATGAGTGTGACGACCGTGCGGGTTATCCGGCTGGTGTTGATGCAGGTCCTGCTATTAGAGATAAAGGTGCTAAAATATTTACTTCTGGTGATTGGTATAATTTAACTGATGTATCGTCGGTTAATGCCAACTGGAGTATTCATGCTTATTGCGAAGAAGTAGAAGGTACTTCAAGTCGTCCTTTGGGTACAATACAGCTTCCTGAAAGTCAGTTGCAGGCAACATTAGACCTTTCATTATCAAATCAACCATTGAAAAATGGTGTATCAACTCATTCAGAATATAAATTAGAAAATGATAAGCTTCGTTTTGTTAATGGATATCAGGTTTGGCGTTTAGCTCAAGGCGATGAAAGTAATGAATCTGCCTGGACTTTATTAACCACTGATGCTATTACCGAAACATCTTATACTGATACTGATTGGGCAAATTTGGAGGATGATATTTATGTTTATGCTGTAAAAGCAATTTACGAATCAGGTCTTTCAGAAGCAGGATTTTCTAACGCTATTAATACTATTTCTACCGGAATTGATACTGGTATTAATGATGATTTAGTTAGTATTTATCCTGTTCCAAACAACGGTAATTTCAGCGTTGAGGTGGAAAATGAAGCAACTATTACTATAAGTAATCTAAAAGGAGGAATCGTTTATAAAGGTGAACTTATAGGTGGTAAAAATGATATTTCAATAAATGTATCTACGGGTGTTTATTTGGTTCAAATTACAAATGACAAAGTAAATATCTCAAGAAAGATAATAATTGAGTAA